From Watersipora subatra chromosome 8, tzWatSuba1.1, whole genome shotgun sequence, a single genomic window includes:
- the LOC137402656 gene encoding putative glycerol kinase 5, which yields MGITAFRNSFLLWDRDTGEPFGNINTWVDGGVANNDFMLQCIADALQKPVYRPYTLKMTSCGAAFMAGLGANIWTSLEELKSLKPDETVFQPQESSSYYRKAFTNWEKAVSRSKAWHTAEVVI from the exons ATGGGCATCACCGCTTTCCGCAACTCTTTCCTTCTCTGGGACCGAGACACGGGTGAACCCTTCGGTAATATCAACACATG GGTTGATGGGGGTGTTGCTAACAATGACTTCATGTTGCAATGCATAGCCGATGCTCTACAGAAGCCAGTCTATAGGCCCTATACCTTAAAGATGACTTCTTGTGGGGCTGCATTCATGGCAGGATTAGGGGCCAATATATGGACCTCTCTTGAAGAGCTCAAATCTTTGAAGCCAGATGAGACCGTGTTTCAGCCTCAGGAGAGTTCATCATACTACAGAAAGGCCTTCACCAATTGGGAGAAGGCTGTCAGTCGGTCAAAGGCTTGGCACACAGCTGAGGTAGTGATATGA